DNA sequence from the Euzebyales bacterium genome:
CCGTGCGGACGCGGAGCGCGGAGCGGCGCTCGTGCGACCGGACCAGTGGCGCACGACCCGCACCTTCGACGCGTGGCTGCGCGTGCTGCCAGGGCATCAGGTCCGCTCGACAGGAGCATGGCACGTCCACATCGGATCCTCGGAGCACGTCGCACGGGTGTGGCCGCTGGCGGACCGTCAGATCGTCGGTCCCGCCTCGGGTCCGGTGCGCATCGAGCTGCGGGGCGCCTGCGCGATCGAGGCAGGCGACCGCCTGGTCCTACGTGAGGTCGGCCGCGGAGTGACGGTGGCCGGCGGGCCGGTGCTCGACCCCGCTCCACCGCGGCGGCCACGCGGCCCGCGGCGGCAGGTGCGCGTGGCGCAGCTGGCGGCCCGGCTCGAGGCGCTCGACGACCGGGACCGGCTGCTCGCCCTGCACACCGCCGAGCGCGGTGCCGCGGCGATCAGCGACGCACATGCCGTCACGGGTACCTCGCCCGCCCATCCGCCCTCGGACGTCGAGGTGCTCGGCGACCACTACGTCGACGCCGATCACCTGCGGCGGTGGGCGGACGCGATCCGCGACGCGCTCACCGCCCACCACACCACCCACCCACTGGCCCGCACCGCACCACGTGCCGTCGTCGATCGGGCGGTGGCCGAGCAGGGCTGCCCGGGATCGGTGATGGACGACGTGGTGATCTGGTGTGAGGGCGCCGGGCTGGTGACACGCGAGGCGGCGGGCCTGCGGCTTCCCGACCACCGCGTCGCGCTCGACGAGGACCAGCAGCGCGCCCGTGACGCGCTGCTCGCGGCACTGGACGCCAGGCCCTTCGCCCCACCGTCGCTCAGCGACGCGGCCGCCTCCGCCGGCGTCTCGCGTCCGCTGTGGACCGAGATGGAGTCGTCGGGGCAGGTGGTGCGGCTGGCGCCGGACATCGCGATGACCGCCACGGCGATCGAGGACGCGACGGCCCTTCTACGGTCCGCCGCTGTCGACGGCCCGCTGACGGCTTCGGAGGCACGCCAGGTGCTCGGCACCAGCCGCAAGTACGTGCTTCCGCTGCTCGAAGAGCTCGATCGGCGCGGTGTCACGCGCCGCCAGGGAGACACCCGCACGTTCATCTGAGCGACGCCCCGGGAGCCACCGTCGCGCCAGGTAGCGTGGGGCCCGATGGACACCTTCGTCGAGTACGAGCAGCACGACGCGGTCGGCCTGGCCGCCGCCGTCCGCGACGGGGAGGTGACCCCGCACGAGCTGCTCGACGCCGCCATCGCACGCATCGAGCGCCACAACCCCGTCGTCAACGCCGTGGTCACGACCGCGTTCGACCGCGCGCGCCGCGCGATCGACGCCGGGCCGCCCGACGGGCCCCTGCGGGGCGTGCCGTTCCTGCTCAAGGACCTGAACCACGCGTGGTCCGGGGTGCGCATGACCGGCGGCTCACGCGCGATGCGGTCCTACATCCCCGCATACAGCGCCACGCTCGTCCAACGCCTCGAGGCGGCAGGCCTGGTCCCGCTCGGGATGACCAACGTGCCCGAGTTCGGCATCACCCCGGTGACCGAGCCGGACCTGCACGGCATCTGCGCGAACCCGTGGGATCCCACGCGGTCGGCGGGCGGATCGTCTGGCGGTTCAGGCGCGGCCGTCGCATCGCGGATGGTCCCCGCAGCCTCGGCGTCGGACGGCGGCGGGTCGATCAGGATCCCCGCGAGTCACTGCGGCCTGTTCGGCCTCAAACCGACGCGGGCGCGCACGCCGAGCGGTCCGGTCGGCGCCGACGGCCTGTTCGGTCTCAGCGTCAGCCACGCCCTGACCCGCTCGGTTCGTGACTCGGCGGTCCTGCTGGACGCGACGCACGGCCCCGAGCAGGGGGACCCTTACGCGGCGCCGTCGCCGGAGCGCCCGTTCGCCGATGAGGTCGGCACCGACCCGGGAACGCTGCGCATCGGCGTGGTCGACGGCGGGATCTTCCACGACGACATCCATCCCCAGTGCCGCGCAGCGGTCGTGTCCGCCACCGACCTCGTCGGCGACCTCGGGCACGAGGTCGTGCCGCTCCGGTTGAACATCGACCGCATGGCCACGGTCGAGGCGATGCTGGTCCTGCTGGCCGCCTCGACCGCCGCGTCGCTCGACGACGTCGCCCGGCTGAACCGGCAGCGCGCGCCGCGTGCTGCGCAGTACGAGCTGACGACATGGGTGCTGGGCCTCGTCGGGGGCAGGTTGACCGGCCGGGAGACGGCGGCGGCGCTCAACCACGTCCGCGCCGTGGGGCGCACCGTCGCGGCGCAGCTTGTCGACGAGCGCATCGACGCGATCCTGACCGCGACGCTGGCCGAGCCGCCGATGCGTCACCGCGCGCTCGACCCCACGCCCGCGGAGGAGCGCGTGCTCAGAGCGCTGCGCCGCGCGCCCGTGCGCCCCGCCCTGCTGGCCGTGTTCCAGCAGCTGGCCCAGCGAGTGCTCGCCGCCATCCCGAGCCTGCCGCTGTTCAACATCACGGGACAGCCGGCGATGTCGGTGCCGCTGCACTGGACGCCTGACGGGCTGCCCGTGGGCGTACAGTTCGCCGGCCGCTTCGGTGATGAGGCCACCCTGCTGCGGCTCGCGGGGCAGCTCGAGGCCGCGCGCCCGTGGTTCGACCGCCGCCCACCGCTGGCGACCGGGGCGCGCAGCCCCAACCGAATCGCCTGACACGTGCCGAGGGTGTCTCGAGGTCCCGCTCGGGGGACGATCGGCGCGTCGTCGGTGCCGGGAGCGGACTTCGACGTCGAGCGCAGACCTCGAGGTGGGGCGCGAACGTCGTGCTCTGCGCAAACTACTGCCCACACCTCGAAGTCCGGCACACAAGGTGGTGTGCCAGACTTCGGGGTGGTGGCCAGCGGTCGGCGGGGGTGCCCAACACCGGACCGCGGGCGTGGTGGAGGCACTGCTGGCTGACCGACCCGAGCAGCGGGCCCCGGAAGCCGCCGCGGCCGCGGCTGCCGACCACCAGCAGCGTGCGCGCGTCGGCGGCGTCGGCGGTGAGCACCTTGGTGGGTGAGCCCGACTCGACGTGCCGCTCGATGGTGACGCCCGACGTATCGCCCGCGTCGGCGAGCAACGTGTCGAGCTTGTCGAGCGCAGTGCCGCTGGCGTGGGACTCAAGCTCGTCCAGCTGCTGCTTCTCGATGCCGGAGAAGCGTCGAACGGCGCGGCCTCGCGCAGCGACCGGTACACGTAGACCGCCGTGAGCGTCACCTCGCCCAGCCGCGCCTCGTCGACCGCCCACCACAGCGCCTGCACCGAGGCGTCCGACCCGTCGACACCGACAACCACCGCGCGCGTGCCGTCGCCGCCAGCGTCGACCGTGACGTGCCTGGGGATCACTGCGACCGGGACGTCCGCGCCACCTGGTGGCTGACGGATCCCAGGAGCAGGCCGGCGAACCCGCCCAGGCCACGGCTGCCGACCACGATCAGGTCCGCCTCACCACGGTGGCGCAGGATCTGCAGGCGGTCGGTCACGGGTCGCGGCGCGTTGCCGATGACCAGCGTGTTGGCGTAGTCGTCGAAGAAGATCACCATGCCCAGCACCGACGTGGCGACCTGCCCGCGTCGCCGGTCCGGGGCCCACGACGTGACGGTTCGCACGATGCCCGCTGTTCCACGTTGCGGGAGATGATGCCGACCAGCCCGCCGATGAGCATCGTGAAGACCACGATCGCCATGTGCCTGAGTCGCCGTCCGGCGGGGCGAGCGCGTCGAGCACCCAGACGTTCGGGACGTCGAGCAGGTCGTCCCACAGGTTCCGTATGGAGAACCCGTAGGTGCCCCACGCGCCTATCCACACGCCGACCAGCAGCGCGGGATGACCTGCCGGAACACGAGCGCGATCGCGATGGCGATGAACGGCGGCAGAAGCGACGTCCATCCGGGAATCGTCCCGGTCGTCGCCTCGTCGGCCGGATCCGACCCGTCGGGATCGGTCGAGAAGTCGACGGCGGAGCCGTCCTCGAGGCCTTGAAGGTCGGCTCGCCGCTTCCGGCCGTGACCTCGGCGACCGCGACCCCGTCCTCGAACGTCAGATCCAGGGCCTCACCGTCGACCTCGAGCTGGACGCTGGCGTCCTCGGCGACGTCCCCAGCGCTGTGACCTGACGTCGGTGGGCACCCCCGGTGAGCAGCTGCCCGGGCAGATCGACGACGTAGCCGACGTCGGCCGGTTGCCCGCGGGCCATCCCCGTGGACCACCACAGGCCGACGATGAGCAGTGCCACGATGCACCCGCGCACCAGCCTTGCCAGGCTCGGACGGCTCCACCAAGGTCCATGCGCGCGCCTTTCGCCAGTCCTGGGATCGGAGGTGGCCTGTCAATGGAGCGACAGGCCCGGCGGGGGCGCACAGGTCGCGGGGCCGCCGCGCGTCGGGTCGGCCGGAAGCGTCATCGACGACACCCCGCCCCGCCGGCGGGCGGCACCCCGAGATCGGCCACCTCGCCGGGCCTGCCTCCCGCAGCACGTGACGCCGGCCCGATGACGGCGGAGGTCAGCCCGCCCATGACGCCGATGACGGCGGAGGTCAGCCCGCCCCGACGTCGACGATGGCCTCGATCTCGACCGGGCTGCCCATCGGCAGCTCCGCGACGCCGACGGCCGACCGTGCATGGCGGCCGGCATCGCCGAAGACCTCGCCGAGGAACTCCGACGCGCCGTTGGCCACGAGGTGCTGGTCGGTGAAGCCGGGGGCGCTGGCCACGAACACGGTCAGCTTGAGGATGCGCCGGACCGCGTCGAGGTCACATCCCGCGGCGCGGACCTGTGCCAGCACGTTCACGGCGCACTGCCGCGCGCACCGCTGGGCGGTCGTGAGGTCGACCGCGTCGCCGACCGGGCCCTGTGCCAGCAGGGCGCCATCGTGCAGTGGCAGCTGCCCGGCCGTGTGGATCAGATCGCCGGCACGGACGTGGCCGACGTAGGCGGCGGCCGGAGCTGGAGCCTCGGGGACCGTGACGCCCAGCTCGGCCAGCCGCTGCGTCGGCGACGCGGTGCCGCCCTCGGCGGTCACTGCTTCGGGCGCTTGAAGTAGGCGACGTTGTCGACGACGGTCACCAGTTCGTAGCCCTCGTCGCCCCAGTTGTTGAGGATCTCCTGGAGGGCGTGGGTGATCAGCGGCGCCGTGGCGTACTCCCACTGTTGCATGGCGTGTGCCTGTTCGTCGGACCGGCGGAACAGCCGCGACCGTAGCGCACCGCCGGCACCGGTCGCACCTGCGGCGCCCAACACCCGTGACCTAACGCTTCGTAGTCAAATTACTACGCGGAATCGGGCCCTTGCGATCCGCAATGGTACCGTGTGCCCCGGTGGCCAGGTGTCACGCCGATGTCAGGCGGAGGGCGGTCAGGACTGGTGGGCGGGAGACTGGGGCTGCTCGGCCTCGACACGCTCGACCGGCTCGACGAGCAGGGTCAGCTCGTCGGCCACCCCGGTCACCCTGACGGAGGTTCCGGTGCGCACCTGCCCCACGTCGTCTGGTGCCTGGGCGCGCCACAGGACGCCTCCCACGAACACGTGACCCTGCGGGTTCAGGACCGACCGCACGACGCCAGTGCGCCCCATGGCGGCCTGCATGCCCGCGCGGTGCTGCACCCCCTGCGCGCGCAGCACCGTCGTCATGATGAAGACGAAGAAGACCGCGGCTGACACCACGACGACCGCGACCAGCCCGCCCGCGAGCTGCACGGCTGCGGGGCCCTCGTACAGCCACCACGACCCGGCCGCCAGCGCGAGCACGCCCACCAGTGTCACCGGCCCCAGGCTCGCGAGCGCGAGGTCCACGGCCAGCAGGGCCAGCCCACCGAGCACCAGTGCGAACGCCCACCACTGGGTGGGCAGCACCGTCATGCCGTACAGACCCAGGCAGGCGAGCACGGCGCCGCTGACGCCTGCGACCCCGAAGCCCGGCTGGAACCACTCGAACAGCAGCGCCACCACACCACCCACGAGCAGCAGGTAGGCCAGCGTGGGCGTCGACACGGTGTGCAGCAGCCGGCCCAGCAGCCCCTGGTTGTTGAACCGGATCGTGGCCGTGACCGGATCGACGGTCAGCTGCGTCGCCGTGCCGTCCGCGCGGGTTACCTCCCGGCCGTCGAGCTGCGCAAGCAACTCCGGGAGTCCGGCGGCCACGAGGTCGACGACACCGGACTCGAGCGCTTCCTGTGCATCGAGGACCGTGACACGGCCGGGGTCGACGGCGTCGGGCAGGGCCGCATCGTCGCTGAGGGCGTCGAGCCCTTCAGGCGCGACCACCAGCGCGCCATCATCGGTCGCGAAGCCGGTGACCGTCGCCTCGTCGCGACCGCGGGTGCGTGCGAGCTGCGCCAGCACCGTCGCGCTGTCCTGTCGCGCCGCCGTCCCGGGATCCTCACCGAGGTCCGCCGGCACCGCGCCACCGAGCACGCTGCCGGGTGAGACGGCCAGCAGGTCGGCGGCCAGGGCGACCTGGACGCCGGCGCCGGTCACACGGGACCCCGGCGGACCCACCCACACGACCACTGGGACAGCACTCGTGCGGACCGCCTCGACGAAGTCCGCGGCGGATGCGGCGAGCGTCCCCGGCGTCGACAGCTGCATGACGACGACCTCGACGCCCTCATCGGCGGCCGTCTGCAGGGCGTCGTCGACGTAGCGGGCGATGGTGCCGTCGAGTGCGCCATCGACCTGCAGGATGTCGATCATGGGATCGGTGGTCTGAGCGGCGGCGGCGGTGTGCACCGCGGCGAGGATGGCGATCAGCATCACCAGACGCCGCAGCCGGCCGCCGACCAGGGTGCGGATGCCAGTCACCCGCTCAACTATAGGGTCCGGCGAGGCCCGCCGGCGCCGTCGCGAGGCGAGCCGGCATCCGGCACGCGACACTGGACACGACCCGCCCCCTGACGACCGAAAGGCCCGCACGCCCGTGGATGCCGGTGCGCTGTTGGATCCCCGGGTGCTGCTCGTGACCGGCAAGGGTGGCGTCGGCAAGTCGACCGTCGCCGCTGCGCTGGCGATCGCCGGCGTCCGCACCGGCCGGCGGACCTGCCTGGTCGAGGTGGAGGGACGCCAGACCATGCGCGGGCTGTTCCACACCGAGCCGTGGGGGTTCGACGAGCGCGAGGTCCGCCAGGACCTGTTCGGTCTGTCGATCGACCCCGAGGCCTCGCTCTCCGAGTACCTGGCGATGTTCTACGGCGCGCGGCGCCTGTCGAAGCTGGTCGTCAACTCGACCGCTGTCGAGTTC
Encoded proteins:
- the selB gene encoding selenocysteine-specific translation elongation factor, whose amino-acid sequence is MHVICTAGHVDHGKSSLVSALTDMQPDRYAEERRRGLTIDLGFAWFDLDDDHTIAFVDLPGHERFIGNMLAGAGPIEVALLVVAANEGWMPQSREHLQILDLLGVRHGVVALTKIDTVDDELVELAELEVLEGLERTTLAGCPIVRTSALTGEGLDDLRDAMRDVCDRVGAAADRGRPRLWIDRAFTIRGAGTVVTGTLGGGTLQVGDELAVLPGGARGRARSLQSLDTDRTTVGPGSRVAVNLAGVDRADAERGAALVRPDQWRTTRTFDAWLRVLPGHQVRSTGAWHVHIGSSEHVARVWPLADRQIVGPASGPVRIELRGACAIEAGDRLVLREVGRGVTVAGGPVLDPAPPRRPRGPRRQVRVAQLAARLEALDDRDRLLALHTAERGAAAISDAHAVTGTSPAHPPSDVEVLGDHYVDADHLRRWADAIRDALTAHHTTHPLARTAPRAVVDRAVAEQGCPGSVMDDVVIWCEGAGLVTREAAGLRLPDHRVALDEDQQRARDALLAALDARPFAPPSLSDAAASAGVSRPLWTEMESSGQVVRLAPDIAMTATAIEDATALLRSAAVDGPLTASEARQVLGTSRKYVLPLLEELDRRGVTRRQGDTRTFI
- a CDS encoding amidase, with the protein product MDTFVEYEQHDAVGLAAAVRDGEVTPHELLDAAIARIERHNPVVNAVVTTAFDRARRAIDAGPPDGPLRGVPFLLKDLNHAWSGVRMTGGSRAMRSYIPAYSATLVQRLEAAGLVPLGMTNVPEFGITPVTEPDLHGICANPWDPTRSAGGSSGGSGAAVASRMVPAASASDGGGSIRIPASHCGLFGLKPTRARTPSGPVGADGLFGLSVSHALTRSVRDSAVLLDATHGPEQGDPYAAPSPERPFADEVGTDPGTLRIGVVDGGIFHDDIHPQCRAAVVSATDLVGDLGHEVVPLRLNIDRMATVEAMLVLLAASTAASLDDVARLNRQRAPRAAQYELTTWVLGLVGGRLTGRETAAALNHVRAVGRTVAAQLVDERIDAILTATLAEPPMRHRALDPTPAEERVLRALRRAPVRPALLAVFQQLAQRVLAAIPSLPLFNITGQPAMSVPLHWTPDGLPVGVQFAGRFGDEATLLRLAGQLEAARPWFDRRPPLATGARSPNRIA
- a CDS encoding universal stress protein; the protein is MGGRRGAAGRGDAHGGLRVPVAARGRAVRRFSGIEKQQLDELESHASGTALDKLDTLLADAGDTSGVTIERHVESGSPTKVLTADAADARTLLVVGSRGRGGFRGPLLGSVSQQCLHHARGPVLGTPADRWPPPRSLAHHLVCRTSRCGQ
- a CDS encoding universal stress protein; translated protein: MRTVTSWAPDRRRGQVATSVLGMVIFFDDYANTLVIGNAPRPVTDRLQILRHRGEADLIVVGSRGLGGFAGLLLGSVSHQVARTSRSQ
- a CDS encoding RidA family protein encodes the protein MTAEGGTASPTQRLAELGVTVPEAPAPAAAYVGHVRAGDLIHTAGQLPLHDGALLAQGPVGDAVDLTTAQRCARQCAVNVLAQVRAAGCDLDAVRRILKLTVFVASAPGFTDQHLVANGASEFLGEVFGDAGRHARSAVGVAELPMGSPVEIEAIVDVGAG
- a CDS encoding NfeD family protein, with the translated sequence MTGIRTLVGGRLRRLVMLIAILAAVHTAAAAQTTDPMIDILQVDGALDGTIARYVDDALQTAADEGVEVVVMQLSTPGTLAASAADFVEAVRTSAVPVVVWVGPPGSRVTGAGVQVALAADLLAVSPGSVLGGAVPADLGEDPGTAARQDSATVLAQLARTRGRDEATVTGFATDDGALVVAPEGLDALSDDAALPDAVDPGRVTVLDAQEALESGVVDLVAAGLPELLAQLDGREVTRADGTATQLTVDPVTATIRFNNQGLLGRLLHTVSTPTLAYLLLVGGVVALLFEWFQPGFGVAGVSGAVLACLGLYGMTVLPTQWWAFALVLGGLALLAVDLALASLGPVTLVGVLALAAGSWWLYEGPAAVQLAGGLVAVVVVSAAVFFVFIMTTVLRAQGVQHRAGMQAAMGRTGVVRSVLNPQGHVFVGGVLWRAQAPDDVGQVRTGTSVRVTGVADELTLLVEPVERVEAEQPQSPAHQS